Below is a window of Fundidesulfovibrio magnetotacticus DNA.
CCTGCGCGGTGGCCTGCGCCTCGGAGAACCGCCTGGGGCCGGGGGTGGTCTACCGCCCCGTGATCGAGCAGGAGACCGGAACCTACCCCAACGTGGGTCGCCGCTTCCTGCCCCGCCCCTGCATGCAATGCGAGAACCCGCCCTGCGTCGCCGTGTGCCCGGTGACGGCCACCTACAAGAACGCCCAGGGCGTCACCGTGATGGACTACACTCGCTGCATCGGCTGCCGCTACTGCATCGCCGCCTGCCCCTACGGGGCGCGCTGCGCCGATTTCGGGGGGTTCTACACCTCGCGCACGGCCGAATCCCCCGGGCAGGTGCAGGGACGCTACGCCGCCCGCGCCTACGAGAAACAGAACGCCCCGGAATACGGCAGGAACTGGGGCGAGCGCGGCAAGGGCTCGCCCATAGGCAACGCCCGCAAATGCCACTTCTGCCTGCACAGGCTGGCCGTGGGACAGCTGCCCTCCTGCGTGACCAGCTGCGTGGGCCGCGCCACCATCTTCGGGGACCGCAACGACCCCGCCTCTCTGGTGAGCGAACTCATCGGATCGCCCCGCGCCACCACGCTCAAGCCGGAACTGGGCACCCGCCCGGCCGTGTTCTACCTGGCCTAGGAGGCACGCCATGAAAGCAAGCGTCAACAAGCCTCTTCTGTACCTGAGCTGCATCGGCCTGGCCGCCCTCGCCTACGGCGTCGTGGACGTGATCATCCACCGCGCCGGGGGGACGAACCTCGGCTCCTATGTGCCCTGGGGCATGGGCGTGGTGATGTACCTCCTGTTCGTGGGCTTCTCGGCGGGCGGCCTGCTGGTCTCGGCCCTCACGGAGCTGTTCGGCTACAGGCAGCTCAAGCCGCTGGGGGGGCTGGCCACCTACGCAGCACTGGTGGCCGAGGTCTGCGCGGGCATCGCCATCGCCTCGGACCTGGGACGCTACGAGCGCATGTTCAACTTCGTGCTCTCGCCCAGTCTCACCTCCCCCATGTTCTGGATGTTCGTCTTCTTCGGCGGCGTGCTCGTGGTCTCCCTGCTGAAAGCCCTGGCCTTCGCACGGGGCGACGAAGGACAGGCCGTCCTCTGGAGCTGGGTGACCATCCCCGTGGGGCTCTGCTTCTACTTCACCAACGGCTTCTTCTTCTCGGTGCTCACCGGGCACGGCCTCTGGAGCGGCCCCGTGGTTCCGCTGCTCTTCGTGGCGGCCGCGCTCGTCTGCGGCGTGGCGCTGGTCTGCTCCCTGGCCTGGTGGAGCCGCACCGACTGGGACGCCGCGGTGCTCCTCTCGGGCGTGGTGCTGCGCCTGCTGGTGGTCTTCGCGATCCTGGAGGGCGTCTGGCTGTGGATCAACTGGCAGGGCGGGCGCGTGGAAACCACGGCGGCCCTGGCCAATCTGGCCGCCGGTCCGGGCGCGTGGGCCTTTTGGGGTCTGCACGTGGTGGCGGGCGTCGTGCTGCCGCTCATCCTGCTGCCCCAGTGCCGCAACAACCCCGCCCTGGCCGCCTGGGCCTGCCTGTTCATCCTGGCGGGTTTCGCCGGGGCGCGCTGGGCCTTCGTGGTCCCGGCACAGAGCGTGGCCATGCTCCCGGGGCTGGAGACCGCCTGGCAGCATCCCAGGCTCCTGCTCACCTACCTGCCCAGCCTTGCCGAATGGTGCATGGCCGCCGGAGTGAGCGGGCTGGCGCTCTTCGGCTTCGTCATGGGGCCGCGCCTCTTTCCCGGCCTCTACGGAACCACCCCGCAACCCAGCCAGGCTCGCTAGGGAGGCACGCATATGGACCGCAGAGACTTCCTGAAATCCTCCGCCCTGCTCGGCTGCGCCCTGGCCGCCGGAGAGGGGATCGCCCAGGCCGCGCCCAGCGAGGCCGACCCCTCCCCCTACCAGGGCTTCAAGCCCGAAGGCATGATCTTCTCGGCCTGCCAGCAGTGCAACACCCAGTGCGGCATCAAGGTGAAGATCGAGAACGGCGCGGTGGTGAAGATCGACGGCAGCCCCATCTCGCCGTGGACCCTCACCCCGCAGCTCCCCTACAAGACCTCCCTGGCCGAGGCGGCCCTGGTGGACGCCCCCCTGTGCCCCAAGGGCTACGCGGGCGTCCAGACCCTCTACGACCCCTACCGCATCGTGAAGGTGCTCAAGCGGGCGGGCAAGCGCGGCGAGAACAAGTGGAAGACCATCCCCTTCGAGCAGGCCGTGGCCGAGATCGTCGAAGGCGGCGACCTCTTCGGCGAGGGCAAGGTGGACGGCCTCAAGGACATCCTGACCTGCCGCGACCCCAAGGTCTCCGACGCCCTGAAGAAGGACGCGGGCGACGTGGCCAGCAAGAAGATGACCCTTGAGGAGTTCAAGGCCAGGAACGCCGACAACCTCAAGCACCTGCTCGACCCCGACCACCCGGACTTCGGCCTGAAGAACAACCAGTTCTGCCTGAACTGGGGCCGCCTCAAGGGCGGGCGCAGCGAGTTCGTCCGGCGCTTCACGGACTTCTCCGGCGGCTCCTACAACTACCACGGCCACACCACCGTGTGCCAGGGCTCGCTCTACTTCTCCTGCAAGGCCATGTCCGACCAGTTCGTGGAGGGCCGTTTCACCGACGGCTCCAAGTTCTACTGGCAGGCCGACACCGGCAACGCGGAGTTCCTCTTCTTCGTGGGGGCAAACCCCTTCGAGGCCAACTACGGACCGCCCCTGCGAGCCAGCAAGGTGAGCCAGGGCCAGGCCAACGGCGTGAAGATCGCCGTGGCCGACCCGCGCTGCTCCAAGACCGCCGCCCGGGCCTGGAAATGGCTCCCCGTGAAGCCCGACGGCATCGGCGCCCTGGCCCAGGCCATGATCCGCTGGATCATCGAGAACAAGCGCTACGACGCCCGCTACCTGGCCAACGCCAACCAGGCCGCGGCGGCGGCGGACAAGGAGCCCACCTGGACCCAGGCCTGCTGGCTGGTGAAGCTCTCCCCCGAGGGCAAGCCCACCGTGTACCTGCGCGGCTCCGACCTGGGCATGGAGCCCCGGAAGCTCCCCACCAAGGACGGCAAGGCCGAATGGACCTTCGACCCCTTCGTGGCCGTCAACGACAAGGGCGAGCCCGTGGTCTTCGACCCCAACGACTCCAAGGCCCCGGCCGAAGGGCAGATCCTCTTCACGGGCGAGTTGAACGGCGTGAAGGTCAAGACCGCCCTCCAGGTGTACGCCGACGAGGCCATGTCCAAGAGCTTCGACGACTGGTGCAAGCTCGCGGGCGTGGAGGCCGCCGACGTGGCC
It encodes the following:
- a CDS encoding 4Fe-4S dicluster domain-containing protein yields the protein MSGSLPTEDPLVRMYRELKRASAKDKAQVKWAMVIDQAKCIGCHACAVACASENRLGPGVVYRPVIEQETGTYPNVGRRFLPRPCMQCENPPCVAVCPVTATYKNAQGVTVMDYTRCIGCRYCIAACPYGARCADFGGFYTSRTAESPGQVQGRYAARAYEKQNAPEYGRNWGERGKGSPIGNARKCHFCLHRLAVGQLPSCVTSCVGRATIFGDRNDPASLVSELIGSPRATTLKPELGTRPAVFYLA
- the nrfD gene encoding NrfD/PsrC family molybdoenzyme membrane anchor subunit, with product MKASVNKPLLYLSCIGLAALAYGVVDVIIHRAGGTNLGSYVPWGMGVVMYLLFVGFSAGGLLVSALTELFGYRQLKPLGGLATYAALVAEVCAGIAIASDLGRYERMFNFVLSPSLTSPMFWMFVFFGGVLVVSLLKALAFARGDEGQAVLWSWVTIPVGLCFYFTNGFFFSVLTGHGLWSGPVVPLLFVAAALVCGVALVCSLAWWSRTDWDAAVLLSGVVLRLLVVFAILEGVWLWINWQGGRVETTAALANLAAGPGAWAFWGLHVVAGVVLPLILLPQCRNNPALAAWACLFILAGFAGARWAFVVPAQSVAMLPGLETAWQHPRLLLTYLPSLAEWCMAAGVSGLALFGFVMGPRLFPGLYGTTPQPSQAR